GACGACGACATCGACGGCTTCGGCGGCAAATACGGCTGCGAGCGTTGCATCGTGTTCAGCGGCCATGAGCATCCTCCAGCGAGACTTCGGACGGCGGCAGATCGCGCGCGCCTTCCTGCGAACGGATACGCATGCCGTTGCGTACGGTCACCATGCAGCTTTGCCGGCTCGGCACGCCGTCGATCTCGACGAGGCACTCGAAGCACGCGCCCATCATGCAGAACGGCGCGCGCGGCGCGCCCGAAACGGGCGTCGCGCGAAACCGCGCAATGCCCGCGACCAGCAGCGCCGCGGCTACCGAGCGTCCGCCCGGCACACGCAGCGGCTGATCGTTGAACCAGATGTCGACGGGCGCATCGGCGCCGGGCAGGGCCTTGAATAGCGGTGTGGAAGTCATGGCGGAATCAGTGAGCGGGAATGAGAGCGGGGGATTCGAGGAAGCGGTTGCCCGAAAACGCGGGAATCTCGTCGGGCATCGCGCCGCCGGCGATCCACGGCGCGACGCGCAGCGCATGCGCCGCGGCGAGCGTCACGCCGCTGTGGCAGGTGACGACGAACGCGCCCGGATGACGCGCGGATTCGTCGTAGACGGGAAAGCCGTCCGGGCTATAGACGCGCAGCGCGGCCCACGTGCGCACCAGCCGCACGTTCTTCAGCAGCGGGAATGCACGCACGCCGCGTCGCGCGATATCGGACAGCACGGGCGTGGTCGTGAAGTCGTTGAAGCCGACTTCTTCCATCGAATCGCCGAATTGCACGGTGCCTTCGTCGGTTTGCCGGACGTTCAGCGTCGGGTAGTGCAGGAACGGCGCAACGCGCTCGCTGATCAGCACCTGGCCGCGATTCGGCGCGACGGGCGCATGCAGTCCGACCTGCGGTGCGAGCACGCGATTGCCGAGTCCCGCCGCGAGCACCACGCGCGCCGCGCGATACGTGCCGCGCTTGCCCTGCACCGCGAAGCCGCCGCTTTCGGGCGTGATGTGCAGCGCTTCTTCGCCGCCGATCAGCTTCACGCCGCGTCCCTGCATGCCTGCATGCAGCGCGCGCAGCAGCTTGAGCGGATTGACGTGGCCGTCCATCGGCGTGTAGCTCGCGCCGATCACGTCCGGCCCGATCGCGGGCAGGCGTTCGCGCACTTCGCGTGCGTCGAGCAACTGGTACGGGTAGTCGCCGAGTTCGCGTTGCAGCGTGCCGAGCCGCTTCGCGCGTTCGGCGAGGTCGTCGTCGGAAAAGCAGAAGTGAAAGCCGCCCGGCTGACGCAGCGCGACGTCGATGCCCGTTTCGGCGAGCAGCGCATCGGCCAGCGACGGCCAGCGCGCGGCCGAGCTGCGCGACCAGCGTGCATACGGCGAGAGTCCGTAGCCTTTGCCCTGAATCCACACGAGCCCGAAATTGCCGCGCGACGCGCGCAGCGCGCCGTCGTCCTGATCGAGCACGGTCACGCGCGCGCCTTCGCGCGCGAGGCCCCAGGCGACGGCGGAACCGACCAGCCCGCCGCCCAGCACGAGCACGTCGGGGTTCGCGGATGAGTTGCGGGTCATCGAGCTTCTCCGATCAGGATACGGTCCAGTCCGACCATGCGGTCGAGCAGCACCATCAGCAGAACCGTGCCGACGATCAGCACCGCCGACACGGAAGCGACGAGGGGATCGATGGTCTGCGCGATCTGGTTGTACATCGCGACGGGCAGCGTGGTCGTGCCGGGCGTCGCGACGAAAATGGTCATCGTGAGCTCGTCGAAGCTCTGGATGAACGACAGCACCCAGCCGCCCGCGACGCCCGTGCGGATCATCGGCAGGACGACGCGGCGGAAGGCCGTGAAGCGGCTCGCGCCACAAGAGAGTGCGGCGCGCTCGGCGTCGCGGTCGAGCCCGACAGCCGACGACAGCGCAAGCCGCAGCGCGTACGGCAACACGAC
This Paraburkholderia sabiae DNA region includes the following protein-coding sequences:
- a CDS encoding (2Fe-2S)-binding protein gives rise to the protein MTSTPLFKALPGADAPVDIWFNDQPLRVPGGRSVAAALLVAGIARFRATPVSGAPRAPFCMMGACFECLVEIDGVPSRQSCMVTVRNGMRIRSQEGARDLPPSEVSLEDAHGR
- a CDS encoding NAD(P)/FAD-dependent oxidoreductase, yielding MTRNSSANPDVLVLGGGLVGSAVAWGLAREGARVTVLDQDDGALRASRGNFGLVWIQGKGYGLSPYARWSRSSAARWPSLADALLAETGIDVALRQPGGFHFCFSDDDLAERAKRLGTLQRELGDYPYQLLDAREVRERLPAIGPDVIGASYTPMDGHVNPLKLLRALHAGMQGRGVKLIGGEEALHITPESGGFAVQGKRGTYRAARVVLAAGLGNRVLAPQVGLHAPVAPNRGQVLISERVAPFLHYPTLNVRQTDEGTVQFGDSMEEVGFNDFTTTPVLSDIARRGVRAFPLLKNVRLVRTWAALRVYSPDGFPVYDESARHPGAFVVTCHSGVTLAAAHALRVAPWIAGGAMPDEIPAFSGNRFLESPALIPAH